From Carassius auratus strain Wakin chromosome 33, ASM336829v1, whole genome shotgun sequence, the proteins below share one genomic window:
- the LOC113052742 gene encoding uncharacterized protein LOC113052742 isoform X1 — MCIIITRVLLTSAAGLVSAQTQYVMGLSVLTVVCFSLGLTAAAPPSELKHSGCIKVNRCKCLMRDGSGLIDLASVADEDGFIQRLKPLPSAVGNTDVLLSFSPCLPFSQPEDFSISDCTDVAACVNIRIHQDDRVINQYVNYGRHEGNRFSYNESKKTLTVSYSVFPDSEPQTVVHYQCSPNHSITHSQSFSADGPLQIWVESPCVCPNACELVDVGPGTIFLIILCLSGTAYFIIGSCALRPFRTSNGVQIAPEDSVWCMICYQLSERPDDCRRKRNYSLTDTL; from the exons ATGTGCATTATTATCACTCGTGTGTTACTGACTAGTGCTGCAGGGCTAGTTAGTGCTCAGACTCAGTACGTGATGGGTCTCTCTGTTCTGACTGTGGTTTGTTTCTCTTTAGGCCTCACAGCAGCTGCTCCTCCGTCCGAGCTGAAGCACAGCGGCTGTATTAAAGTGAACCGGTGTAAATGTCTGATGCGGGACGGGTCAGGCCTCATCGATCTGGCCTCAGTGGCGGACGAGGATGGGTTCATCCAGAGACTCAAACCCCTGCCATCAGCGGTGGGAAACACAGACGTGCTGCTGTCCTTCAGCCCGTGTCTGCCCTTCTCACAGCCCGAGGACTTCAGCATCAGCGACTGCACCGATGTGGCTGCTTGTGTCAATATACG GATTCATCAGGACGACAGGGTCATCAATCAGTACGTGAACTATGGCAGACATGAAGGCAATAGATTCAGCTATAATGAATCAAAGAAAACTCTCACGGTGTCTTACTCCG TGTTTCCTGACAGCGAGCCTCAAACTGTGGTTCATTACCAGTGCAGCCCGAATCACTCCATCACTCACAGCCAGAGCTTCAGTGCAGACGGACCCCTGCAGATTTGGGTGGAGAGTCCCTGTGTGTGTCCGAACGCATGTGAGCTGGTGGACGTGGGCCCTGGGACCATCTTCCTCATCATCCTCTGCCTCAGTGGGACCGCTTACTTCATCATAG GATCATGTGCGCTTCGGCCGTTCAGGACTAGTAATGGTGTTCAGATTGCTCCAGAAGACAGTGTTTGGTGTATGATCTGTTATCAGCTCAGCGAGCGTCCAGACGACTGCAGGCGGAAGAGGAACTACTCGCTGACCGACACGCTGTGA
- the LOC113052742 gene encoding uncharacterized protein LOC113052742 isoform X3, with the protein MCIIITRVLLTSAAGLVSAQTQYVMGLSVLTVVCFSLGLTAAAPPSELKHSGCIKVNRCKCLMRDGSGLIDLASVADEDGFIQRLKPLPSAVGNTDVLLSFSPCLPFSQPEDFSISDCTDVAACVNIRIHQDDRVINQYVNYGRHEGNRFSYNESKKTLTVSYSGSCALRPFRTSNGVQIAPEDSVWCMICYQLSERPDDCRRKRNYSLTDTL; encoded by the exons ATGTGCATTATTATCACTCGTGTGTTACTGACTAGTGCTGCAGGGCTAGTTAGTGCTCAGACTCAGTACGTGATGGGTCTCTCTGTTCTGACTGTGGTTTGTTTCTCTTTAGGCCTCACAGCAGCTGCTCCTCCGTCCGAGCTGAAGCACAGCGGCTGTATTAAAGTGAACCGGTGTAAATGTCTGATGCGGGACGGGTCAGGCCTCATCGATCTGGCCTCAGTGGCGGACGAGGATGGGTTCATCCAGAGACTCAAACCCCTGCCATCAGCGGTGGGAAACACAGACGTGCTGCTGTCCTTCAGCCCGTGTCTGCCCTTCTCACAGCCCGAGGACTTCAGCATCAGCGACTGCACCGATGTGGCTGCTTGTGTCAATATACG GATTCATCAGGACGACAGGGTCATCAATCAGTACGTGAACTATGGCAGACATGAAGGCAATAGATTCAGCTATAATGAATCAAAGAAAACTCTCACGGTGTCTTACTCCG GATCATGTGCGCTTCGGCCGTTCAGGACTAGTAATGGTGTTCAGATTGCTCCAGAAGACAGTGTTTGGTGTATGATCTGTTATCAGCTCAGCGAGCGTCCAGACGACTGCAGGCGGAAGAGGAACTACTCGCTGACCGACACGCTGTGA
- the LOC113052742 gene encoding uncharacterized protein LOC113052742 isoform X2, which translates to MDPGLTAAAPPSELKHSGCIKVNRCKCLMRDGSGLIDLASVADEDGFIQRLKPLPSAVGNTDVLLSFSPCLPFSQPEDFSISDCTDVAACVNIRIHQDDRVINQYVNYGRHEGNRFSYNESKKTLTVSYSVFPDSEPQTVVHYQCSPNHSITHSQSFSADGPLQIWVESPCVCPNACELVDVGPGTIFLIILCLSGTAYFIIGSCALRPFRTSNGVQIAPEDSVWCMICYQLSERPDDCRRKRNYSLTDTL; encoded by the exons GCCTCACAGCAGCTGCTCCTCCGTCCGAGCTGAAGCACAGCGGCTGTATTAAAGTGAACCGGTGTAAATGTCTGATGCGGGACGGGTCAGGCCTCATCGATCTGGCCTCAGTGGCGGACGAGGATGGGTTCATCCAGAGACTCAAACCCCTGCCATCAGCGGTGGGAAACACAGACGTGCTGCTGTCCTTCAGCCCGTGTCTGCCCTTCTCACAGCCCGAGGACTTCAGCATCAGCGACTGCACCGATGTGGCTGCTTGTGTCAATATACG GATTCATCAGGACGACAGGGTCATCAATCAGTACGTGAACTATGGCAGACATGAAGGCAATAGATTCAGCTATAATGAATCAAAGAAAACTCTCACGGTGTCTTACTCCG TGTTTCCTGACAGCGAGCCTCAAACTGTGGTTCATTACCAGTGCAGCCCGAATCACTCCATCACTCACAGCCAGAGCTTCAGTGCAGACGGACCCCTGCAGATTTGGGTGGAGAGTCCCTGTGTGTGTCCGAACGCATGTGAGCTGGTGGACGTGGGCCCTGGGACCATCTTCCTCATCATCCTCTGCCTCAGTGGGACCGCTTACTTCATCATAG GATCATGTGCGCTTCGGCCGTTCAGGACTAGTAATGGTGTTCAGATTGCTCCAGAAGACAGTGTTTGGTGTATGATCTGTTATCAGCTCAGCGAGCGTCCAGACGACTGCAGGCGGAAGAGGAACTACTCGCTGACCGACACGCTGTGA